One Anas platyrhynchos isolate ZD024472 breed Pekin duck chromosome 2, IASCAAS_PekinDuck_T2T, whole genome shotgun sequence DNA segment encodes these proteins:
- the SEC22C gene encoding vesicle-trafficking protein SEC22c has protein sequence MSMIFFACVVRVRDGLPLSASTDFHFNQDFLECRKRLKALSSILARYPSRGTAKGRDLSIHFLSSGDIACMAICSSNYSTIMAFCFLEELQWEFAASYDTTSISLASRPYAFLEFDNVIQKVKWHFNCTSGSRAKVNWEKVEEEMKFQPPVELKLEDAELMNGLANGGHAEVHVEVVPTYRMQRVTPLGILSLVLNIMCGALNLIRGVHLAEHSFQEDHEVIGNVIAFFLPFLACVFQCYLYLFYSSTRKVKTFILFFLVCSCNVYLYGLRNVWQIAFHIGVASLSSYQILTRQLMEKQPDYGV, from the exons ATGTCCATGATCTTCTTTGCCTGCGTGGTGCGGGTGAGGGATGGGCTTCCCCTCTCAGCCTCCACAGATTTTCATTTCAACCAGGACTTTCTGGAATGCAGGAAAAGATTAAAGGCGTTGTCCTCGATTCTGGCCCGGTACCCAAGTCGAGGCACAGCGAAAGGACGTGACCTTAGCATCCA tttcctttcttCTGGGGATATTGCCTGCATGGCGATCTGTTCCAGCAATTACTCAACCATCATGGCGTTTTGCTTCCTGGAAGAGCTTCAGTGGGAATTTGCTGCTTCCTATGATACAACGAGCATCAGTTTAGCTTCCAGACCGTATGCTTTTCTGGAATTTG ATAATGTCATTCAGAAAGTAAAATGGCATTTCAATTGTACAAGCGGCTCTCGAGCGAAGGTGAACTGGGAGAAGGTTGAGGAGGAGATGAAGTTCCAGCCCCCGGTTGAGCTGAAGCTGGAGGACGCGGAGCTGATGAATGGGCTGGCTAACGGTGGGCACGCAGAAGTTCATGTGGAGGTTG tccCTACTTACAGAATGCAACGTGTGACTCCCCTGGGGATCCTGTCCCTTGTTCTGAACATCATGTGTGGGGCTTTGAATCTCATTCGAGGAGTTCACCTAGCAGAGCATTCATTTCAG GAGGACCATGAAGTAATTGGAAATGTGATAGccttttttctaccttttctaGCCTGTGTTTTTCAG TGTTACTTGTACCTATTCTACAGCTCGACGAGGAAAGTGAAAACATTTATACTCTTTTTCTTGGTCTGTTCATGCAACGTTTACTTGTACGGATTGCGGAACGTCTGGCAAATAGCCTTTCACATAGGAGTGGCATCTCTGTCTTCCTACCAGATACTGACAAGGCAACTCATGGAGAAACAGCCTGACTATGGAGTATGA